In Candidatus Vicinibacter proximus, the following are encoded in one genomic region:
- a CDS encoding 5'-nucleotidase C-terminal domain-containing protein — MTQKRRDFIKQLGILGASTGLVGTVPMTDVLYPESEEKTVDDFALDKPLVLNILQTTDVHCQLHPHDELFWENNQSVFRKTGGYAYLATYFKNERSRNPNTFILDTGDMFQGSELSVKTTGESLVPILNALDYNLYIPGNWEVIYYKKAMQKLLGSLNAPKICTNMFHDLGDGKKGELIFQPYHVWNVGGVKIGFIAYTDPLVPIRQSPNYSKGIIYSHPEFNLPYYIDLLRNQEQCTYVILLSHLGLSQQLNLSNQEICNGVDYILGGDTHERVRKPIVGKYAKVVEPGAFGSFVGKLQLTIQNGKVIKDEYELVEINTKKIKPNKSVQKIIDEKELPFKKDITQVVGYSTIPLYRYFVIENTMDTLILDALRWRMPDMDVVLSNGFRFCPPRVTPDYTGNIPITNGYIYDMLPVDSTVRQAEVTGKQISEWLEKELNNVFAKNASERFGGWVIKFHGMKVSFKAFGEKGKRVQEVLINNRALEADRIYKICACERDGDPEDMLCRIKGVKNPKNTPYTLHTMLRDYLKVSSPVTPVPHNNAIALDAPKSLLTQVWGVDYEFK; from the coding sequence ATGACTCAGAAACGTAGGGATTTTATCAAACAATTAGGGATTCTTGGTGCCTCAACTGGATTGGTTGGCACAGTACCTATGACGGATGTACTTTATCCGGAAAGTGAAGAAAAAACAGTTGATGATTTTGCTTTGGATAAGCCATTAGTATTAAATATTTTACAGACTACGGATGTGCATTGTCAGTTGCATCCGCACGATGAACTTTTCTGGGAAAACAACCAATCTGTATTTAGAAAAACGGGGGGCTATGCCTATTTAGCGACCTATTTTAAAAATGAAAGATCGCGTAATCCAAACACTTTCATTTTAGATACTGGCGACATGTTTCAGGGTAGTGAGTTGTCTGTTAAAACTACCGGAGAATCATTGGTTCCGATTTTAAATGCTTTAGATTATAACTTGTATATTCCGGGCAATTGGGAGGTTATTTATTATAAAAAAGCCATGCAGAAACTTTTAGGCTCCCTTAACGCACCAAAGATTTGCACAAACATGTTCCACGATCTTGGAGATGGTAAGAAAGGGGAACTTATTTTTCAACCTTACCATGTGTGGAATGTGGGAGGAGTAAAAATTGGCTTTATCGCTTATACTGACCCATTGGTCCCAATCAGACAATCACCAAACTACAGCAAAGGAATTATTTATTCACACCCTGAATTCAACTTGCCATACTATATTGATCTGCTTCGTAATCAGGAACAATGTACTTATGTAATTTTACTTTCACATTTGGGTTTGTCCCAACAACTCAATCTTTCCAATCAGGAAATCTGCAATGGAGTGGATTATATTTTAGGCGGGGATACGCATGAAAGGGTAAGAAAACCTATTGTCGGCAAATATGCGAAAGTGGTAGAACCGGGTGCTTTTGGTTCTTTCGTTGGCAAACTGCAGCTCACGATTCAAAATGGAAAAGTAATTAAAGATGAATATGAATTGGTTGAAATCAATACTAAAAAAATAAAACCAAATAAATCAGTTCAGAAAATTATTGATGAAAAGGAGTTGCCGTTTAAGAAAGACATTACCCAAGTAGTAGGCTACAGTACCATTCCATTGTATCGTTATTTTGTAATCGAAAATACAATGGATACTTTAATTTTAGATGCTCTGCGTTGGCGAATGCCGGACATGGATGTTGTATTGTCCAATGGATTTAGATTTTGTCCGCCAAGGGTAACTCCTGACTACACCGGAAATATTCCCATCACCAATGGCTATATTTACGATATGTTACCTGTTGACAGTACTGTCAGACAGGCAGAAGTTACAGGCAAACAAATCAGTGAATGGTTAGAAAAAGAATTGAATAATGTGTTTGCAAAAAATGCATCTGAGCGTTTTGGTGGTTGGGTCATAAAATTCCATGGAATGAAAGTCAGCTTTAAGGCATTTGGAGAAAAGGGAAAGCGGGTGCAGGAAGTATTAATCAACAACAGGGCTTTGGAAGCAGACAGAATTTATAAAATTTGCGCCTGTGAACGCGATGGCGATCCGGAGGATATGTTGTGTCGGATTAAAGGCGTAAAAAATCCAAAAAATACTCCTTATACGCTTCATACAATGCTCAGAGATTATTTAAAAGTAAGCTCTCCGGTAACCCCTGTACCACATAACAATGCGATTGCATTGGATGCGCCTAAGTCCCTTCTTACACAGGTATGGGGAGTTGATTATGAGTTTAAATAA
- a CDS encoding c-type cytochrome: MSLEAKDNVRKGLVLFFLVVLVLIIFWVFLLVILPKYYHHEDTVNETANFGSNSIVVERLKQLPKIKKPFWKAANTSLIEDSLLRVKVEYGKELIAHTAKFLGPNGTIAKLSNGMNCQNCHLDAGTATFGNNYGSVASTYPKFRARSGSVEDIYKRINDCFERSLNGKSLDTNSNEMQAIKAYIEFIGSNVNKGEKAEGSGLKEIKYLGRAANPENGKLVYVTKCQSCHQKNGEGTLTVDKTEYTYPPLWGNHSYNDGAGLYRISNFAKYVKSNMPLGATHENPQLSDEEAWDVAAFVNAQSRPHKNASKDWPDISKKPIDHPFGAYADGFSEKQHKFGPFKPIQDFYEKKH; the protein is encoded by the coding sequence ATGAGCCTTGAAGCAAAGGATAACGTAAGGAAAGGTCTGGTCTTGTTTTTTCTGGTCGTCTTGGTTTTAATTATATTTTGGGTTTTTCTATTGGTGATTCTTCCAAAATATTACCATCATGAAGATACAGTAAATGAGACTGCTAATTTTGGTTCCAACAGTATTGTGGTGGAAAGGTTAAAGCAATTGCCAAAAATTAAAAAACCTTTTTGGAAAGCAGCAAATACATCTTTAATTGAAGATTCGTTGTTGCGTGTAAAGGTTGAATATGGCAAGGAACTTATTGCCCATACTGCTAAGTTTTTGGGCCCTAATGGCACCATTGCCAAACTAAGTAATGGAATGAATTGTCAAAATTGTCACTTGGATGCAGGAACTGCGACTTTTGGCAACAACTATGGATCTGTGGCATCCACCTATCCTAAGTTCAGAGCGAGAAGTGGTTCAGTAGAAGATATTTATAAACGTATAAATGATTGTTTTGAACGCAGTCTCAATGGAAAGTCCTTGGATACCAACAGCAACGAGATGCAAGCGATTAAAGCATATATTGAATTCATTGGCTCTAATGTAAATAAAGGAGAAAAGGCAGAAGGTTCAGGCTTAAAAGAAATTAAATATTTGGGTAGAGCAGCAAATCCCGAAAATGGGAAACTAGTGTATGTTACAAAATGCCAAAGTTGTCACCAGAAAAATGGTGAAGGGACTTTGACCGTGGATAAAACGGAATATACTTATCCGCCTCTTTGGGGAAATCATAGCTATAACGATGGAGCAGGATTGTACAGGATAAGTAATTTTGCAAAATATGTGAAGAGCAATATGCCTCTTGGTGCCACCCACGAAAATCCTCAACTCAGCGATGAGGAAGCCTGGGATGTGGCTGCATTTGTAAATGCTCAATCGAGACCCCATAAAAACGCATCAAAAGATTGGCCTGATATTTCAAAGAAACCAATCGATCATCCCTTCGGCGCTTATGCGGATGGATTTTCTGAAAAACAACATAAATTCGGTCCTTTTAAACCGATTCAGGATTTTTACGAAAAAAAGCATTAG
- a CDS encoding adenylosuccinate synthase, with product MPVDVILGLQWGDEGKGKIVDFLADQYEVVCRFQGGPNAGHTLYINGTKYVLHTIPSGIFRTNVQNVIGNGVVIDPTTLVKEIDQIKHAVPDLHDRLLVSHKAHLILPSHRWIDLASETSKGKEKIGSTLRGIGPCYMDKTGRNGLRVGDIEQAGFDQKYQVLKQKHLQFIRQFPEVEFNIEADEEAWMNSLDNLRKLRKVNAEYWLAEMLAKGKNLLAEGAQGTMLDVDFGTYPFVTSSNTITAGVCTGLGVPPNQIRKVIGIAKAYCTRVGSGPFPSELLDATGERLRKEGKEFGATTGRPRRCGWLDLVQLKYAIMVNGVTDLCITKIDVLNNFEEISLVDGYQVGNELTHEIPFDLNSVTSTHTNSFKGWETALKHDNNFDSLPESLIYYVQQIEKLCNLGVKYLSTGPGREELIVRE from the coding sequence ATGCCAGTTGATGTTATACTTGGATTGCAATGGGGAGACGAAGGGAAAGGAAAGATTGTAGATTTTCTAGCCGATCAATATGAGGTGGTGTGCCGATTTCAAGGGGGCCCAAATGCAGGTCACACTCTATACATTAATGGGACCAAGTATGTTTTACATACCATCCCATCAGGAATTTTTAGAACCAATGTTCAAAATGTAATCGGTAATGGCGTGGTGATAGATCCCACTACACTGGTAAAAGAGATTGACCAAATCAAACATGCAGTGCCGGATCTTCATGATAGGTTGCTGGTCTCACACAAGGCGCATCTGATCCTTCCAAGTCACCGTTGGATTGATCTTGCCTCAGAGACTTCCAAGGGCAAAGAAAAAATAGGTTCCACGCTTAGGGGCATCGGTCCCTGTTACATGGACAAGACCGGGCGCAATGGATTGAGGGTTGGAGACATTGAGCAGGCAGGTTTTGATCAAAAATATCAGGTACTCAAACAAAAACACCTTCAATTCATCAGACAATTTCCTGAAGTGGAATTTAATATTGAAGCAGATGAAGAAGCATGGATGAACAGCCTTGACAATCTTAGAAAATTAAGAAAAGTAAATGCAGAATACTGGCTGGCAGAAATGCTCGCCAAGGGTAAGAACCTGCTGGCAGAGGGGGCTCAGGGCACCATGCTGGATGTGGACTTTGGCACTTATCCTTTTGTAACGTCATCCAATACCATTACTGCCGGCGTTTGTACCGGACTGGGAGTGCCTCCCAATCAAATTCGTAAAGTCATAGGCATTGCCAAAGCCTATTGCACACGGGTAGGCTCCGGGCCGTTCCCTTCAGAATTATTGGATGCTACCGGTGAAAGACTGAGGAAGGAAGGAAAAGAATTCGGTGCCACAACAGGTCGGCCGAGACGTTGCGGATGGTTGGATTTAGTACAACTCAAATATGCCATTATGGTGAATGGAGTTACCGACTTGTGCATCACTAAAATTGATGTGCTGAATAATTTTGAAGAAATTTCTCTGGTAGATGGATACCAGGTAGGTAATGAGTTGACACATGAGATTCCATTTGACCTGAATTCAGTGACTTCCACCCATACCAATAGTTTCAAGGGATGGGAGACGGCGTTGAAGCATGACAATAACTTTGATTCACTGCCAGAATCTCTAATCTATTATGTACAGCAAATCGAAAAGCTTTGCAATCTGGGTGTAAAATATCTATCAACAGGACCGGGAAGAGAAGAGTTGATTGTGAGGGAATAA
- a CDS encoding VCBS repeat-containing protein — translation MGIRILVFAIIVFLSMLPVSGQVTFKFTEKPFQQQFFSGIPVCVADFNGDFVDDLLVVDQSKKIWLGINSGKAVFIWKDLQVKSNIALWSVSAADLDRNGFNDIVLGADQLGVFVLYNDGSIFKKEWVDASSFFSQGASLYDINKDGWVDFSICNDNEKSRVFENISGKLVNNESWIDLSMPVKANEAGNYGILWSDYDQDGDGDLYISKCRAGVTDPNDPRRINLFYVNENGSFSERGAQLGVDDHEQSWMTVTGDMNGDGLNDLLVGNHYGPSKVFMQQADHSFEDFTNASGFKPEAVVIQFALRDWDNDADLDILLSGSGTELWINDGLGHFDKATINLADKPLSSFAVGDLNEDGYLDLYSSYAYLLNEPNNRVDRIWLNPGGQNHYVQLGLKGVSSNLNGIGSRVFLYSGGKQQYREVQSGESFGIQNSLNLHFGLNDSKSIDSLVIYWPSGIRQVFNQLEADQFYLITEGKCIRQQPEIFPAKDSILCSNQIIEIYGSSSLQNIRWNIGANSQKLNIDSAGVYFYTHTDSSDCYSVSENFTLLIDPVEKPRLNLNYQKILCAGDVIELSVPEFEQKVWWDGNQDSIRLIRESGLYFASVEGVCQTYDSDTLEVWVQDPVELLQLKGDTLTSPGIATLTSDNPNTFWFNTLEDSVPVFTGPQYQTPLVDKSRSYWAQAFQIGKFKHSYGGMKSPVYEGGAYPAAFLNPKMLFTSYQDFVLDSVSLYTDTKGKREIVLLSASGATLATKQIFLEAGFNRVHLGFLCKGSNVNYALTTNPDTNKLYYGNISPRLERSNKGFIYPFFIQDLCRITSSDYGDSYFYHFFDWAVRPADKLCFGEKQEVKIVIQPVFTNNFHHSNWTFDQTSSGIFRLSHAGGTSVRLKVYDLHGKLLHFGEVKDGESINLSNLPSSVYLFYGVDLHGNTRTFKKILK, via the coding sequence ATGGGAATAAGGATCTTAGTTTTTGCAATAATTGTTTTTTTGTCAATGCTACCTGTATCAGGGCAAGTGACATTTAAGTTTACTGAAAAGCCATTTCAGCAACAGTTTTTTTCAGGCATTCCGGTTTGCGTCGCGGACTTTAACGGTGATTTTGTGGATGATTTGCTGGTGGTCGATCAGTCAAAAAAAATATGGCTCGGAATCAATTCGGGAAAGGCTGTTTTTATTTGGAAAGACCTGCAGGTAAAATCCAACATTGCCTTGTGGTCCGTCTCTGCAGCCGATTTGGATAGAAATGGTTTCAATGACATCGTTTTGGGTGCCGATCAATTAGGGGTTTTTGTACTTTACAACGATGGTTCCATATTTAAAAAGGAATGGGTGGATGCTTCTTCCTTTTTTTCTCAGGGAGCCAGTCTTTATGACATCAACAAGGATGGTTGGGTCGACTTTAGCATCTGCAATGACAATGAGAAAAGTCGCGTTTTTGAAAACATTTCCGGTAAGCTGGTAAACAATGAAAGCTGGATAGATTTATCGATGCCTGTCAAGGCAAATGAGGCCGGTAATTATGGCATTCTATGGAGTGATTATGATCAGGATGGTGACGGTGATCTCTACATTTCAAAATGTCGTGCCGGCGTTACAGACCCCAATGATCCCAGACGAATCAACTTGTTTTATGTGAATGAAAATGGCAGCTTTTCAGAAAGGGGAGCGCAATTGGGTGTGGATGATCATGAACAAAGCTGGATGACGGTCACCGGAGATATGAATGGCGATGGGCTGAATGACCTGTTGGTTGGCAATCACTATGGACCCTCCAAAGTATTCATGCAGCAAGCTGATCACAGCTTTGAAGATTTTACCAATGCATCTGGATTCAAGCCGGAGGCGGTCGTTATCCAATTTGCCCTAAGGGATTGGGACAACGATGCAGATCTGGACATTCTGCTCTCTGGATCAGGTACCGAATTGTGGATAAACGATGGATTGGGACATTTTGACAAAGCAACAATTAATCTCGCAGATAAACCCTTAAGCTCCTTTGCAGTGGGGGATTTGAACGAGGATGGTTATCTGGATTTATATTCTTCTTATGCCTACTTACTAAATGAGCCCAACAATAGAGTGGACCGGATTTGGTTGAACCCCGGTGGACAAAATCATTATGTGCAACTTGGTTTGAAAGGAGTCAGCTCAAACCTGAATGGCATCGGAAGCAGAGTTTTTCTTTATTCAGGTGGAAAACAACAATACCGCGAAGTTCAGAGTGGAGAGTCTTTTGGAATTCAGAACAGCCTGAATCTTCATTTTGGATTAAATGATTCAAAGTCCATTGACAGCCTGGTTATTTATTGGCCTTCGGGAATCAGACAAGTGTTTAACCAACTAGAAGCGGATCAATTCTATTTGATCACGGAAGGCAAATGCATCCGCCAACAACCAGAAATATTTCCAGCAAAAGACAGTATTTTATGCAGTAACCAGATTATTGAAATATACGGTTCGTCAAGTCTTCAAAACATTCGGTGGAACATAGGAGCCAATTCACAAAAATTAAACATCGATTCTGCCGGAGTTTATTTCTATACTCATACAGATTCTTCCGATTGTTATTCAGTGTCGGAAAATTTTACTTTACTCATTGATCCGGTAGAAAAACCAAGGCTCAACCTCAATTATCAAAAAATCTTATGTGCAGGCGATGTGATTGAACTGTCGGTTCCGGAATTTGAACAAAAAGTGTGGTGGGATGGTAACCAGGATTCGATCCGATTGATCCGGGAATCTGGATTATACTTTGCTTCTGTAGAAGGCGTTTGTCAGACCTATGATTCAGATACGCTGGAAGTATGGGTACAGGATCCGGTGGAATTACTACAACTTAAAGGTGATACTTTGACTTCACCCGGAATTGCAACCCTCACCTCAGACAATCCGAATACCTTCTGGTTTAATACTTTGGAGGATTCTGTTCCGGTGTTTACAGGACCTCAATACCAGACGCCACTGGTTGACAAATCACGTTCATATTGGGCACAGGCCTTCCAAATAGGAAAATTTAAACATTCGTACGGGGGCATGAAAAGTCCTGTTTATGAAGGGGGAGCCTACCCGGCTGCTTTTTTGAATCCAAAGATGTTGTTTACCTCCTATCAGGATTTTGTTTTGGATAGTGTAAGTCTCTATACCGATACGAAAGGAAAGAGGGAAATTGTATTGTTAAGCGCCAGTGGAGCGACCTTGGCAACCAAACAGATTTTTCTGGAGGCAGGTTTCAATCGGGTGCATCTTGGGTTTTTATGTAAAGGTTCTAATGTAAATTACGCGCTTACTACCAATCCGGATACCAACAAGCTTTATTATGGAAACATTAGTCCTAGGTTGGAGCGTAGCAACAAAGGCTTTATCTATCCATTTTTCATACAAGATCTGTGCAGAATTACCAGTTCGGATTATGGGGACAGTTATTTCTACCACTTTTTTGATTGGGCAGTACGGCCCGCAGATAAGCTCTGTTTTGGAGAAAAACAAGAGGTAAAGATTGTCATTCAGCCTGTTTTCACTAATAATTTTCATCACAGTAACTGGACATTCGATCAAACTTCATCCGGAATATTTAGATTGAGCCATGCCGGTGGGACATCTGTTAGATTGAAGGTCTATGACCTCCATGGCAAGCTGTTGCATTTCGGAGAGGTAAAGGATGGAGAAAGTATCAATTTATCAAATCTGCCATCTTCGGTTTATCTTTTTTATGGGGTGGATCTCCATGGGAACACCAGAACTTTCAAGAAAATTCTGAAGTAA
- a CDS encoding DsrE family protein, whose translation MNNIKVLLAALLMFEIFPAVNAQEQDQKIDQHSMEAKSYRVIFQLVSGDTLAHKALMRQLNNLLTVDPKIKIEVVCHGPGLDLLHKDKSQFANGIQEMLVRGIVFDACEFSMKERKVAKEQLLPGIATVPAGIYHIVKKQSEGWYYIKAGF comes from the coding sequence ATGAACAACATTAAAGTATTACTTGCAGCATTATTGATGTTTGAAATTTTTCCTGCGGTGAATGCACAAGAGCAGGATCAAAAAATCGATCAGCATAGTATGGAAGCAAAATCCTATAGAGTGATTTTTCAATTGGTAAGTGGAGATACATTAGCACATAAGGCTCTTATGCGGCAGTTAAACAATCTGTTGACAGTAGATCCAAAAATAAAAATTGAAGTTGTCTGTCATGGACCGGGTTTAGATCTGCTGCATAAGGACAAGAGTCAGTTTGCAAATGGAATTCAGGAAATGTTGGTAAGAGGAATAGTTTTTGACGCTTGTGAATTTTCAATGAAAGAACGCAAAGTGGCAAAAGAGCAACTTTTGCCAGGGATTGCTACCGTCCCGGCAGGTATTTATCATATTGTGAAAAAACAATCTGAAGGTTGGTACTACATCAAAGCCGGTTTTTAA
- a CDS encoding YeeE/YedE family protein: protein MLELIKQPWPWWISGFLISAIMFLLLYFGKSFGFSSNLRTICAAAGGGKFVKFFDFNWRTQMWNLTFLLGAILGGFIASTMLSSGEPVQISEQTIKDLGELGFQPPTSLQPEELFSMKNAFTLKGFLILALGGLMVGFGSRYAGGCTSGHAISGMSDLQIPSLIAVIGFFAGGLLMTYLIFPLIFS from the coding sequence ATGTTAGAACTTATCAAGCAACCATGGCCTTGGTGGATTTCAGGATTTTTGATCTCGGCCATCATGTTTCTTTTGCTGTATTTTGGTAAATCGTTTGGGTTTTCATCCAATCTGAGAACTATATGTGCGGCTGCAGGAGGCGGCAAATTTGTCAAATTTTTTGACTTCAACTGGAGGACCCAAATGTGGAATTTAACTTTTTTGTTGGGTGCAATTCTGGGCGGATTTATAGCATCAACGATGCTTTCTTCCGGAGAACCCGTTCAAATTTCAGAGCAGACCATTAAAGATCTTGGCGAACTTGGCTTTCAACCCCCAACTTCACTTCAGCCGGAGGAATTGTTCAGTATGAAAAATGCTTTTACTTTAAAGGGATTTCTAATACTTGCTTTAGGAGGGTTAATGGTTGGTTTTGGATCACGCTATGCTGGCGGTTGTACTTCCGGACATGCTATTAGTGGAATGTCAGATCTGCAGATTCCTTCCCTCATTGCAGTTATTGGATTTTTTGCAGGAGGTTTGTTGATGACTTATTTAATTTTTCCTCTGATATTTTCATAA
- a CDS encoding class I SAM-dependent methyltransferase, whose protein sequence is MSGISQFLQKIVVYLRYYFKANTRYRFHSPYLFHLIESCFDAERNYYDFSTLGENYLHLVNRNELISVDEFSQKRNQGGLLIGAFAKKALHPPAQLHELYRLVKYLKPVSILELGACLGSSSVCLALASKSLQQDSVEGNGQFVDIAKKLAAKSNCSHIHFHHQDFRKFLSENRETKYDFIMLDGDHSKAATLEYVQILLQMLNDKGVLLLDDIHWSKGMHEAWLELTLLDSVPCSLETSRWGLLFKDKTLSQGRYSYIQAGFKPWQRYV, encoded by the coding sequence ATGTCAGGCATTTCGCAGTTTTTGCAGAAAATAGTGGTTTATCTCCGCTATTATTTCAAAGCAAATACAAGATATCGATTTCACAGCCCCTATCTTTTTCATTTGATTGAATCTTGTTTTGATGCAGAGCGCAATTATTATGACTTCTCTACCCTGGGTGAGAATTATTTACACCTGGTCAACAGAAATGAACTGATCAGTGTGGATGAATTCAGTCAAAAAAGGAATCAAGGCGGCTTGCTTATTGGCGCATTTGCAAAAAAAGCACTGCATCCGCCTGCACAATTGCATGAGTTATACCGATTAGTAAAATACCTGAAGCCTGTATCTATACTAGAACTAGGAGCCTGCCTTGGTTCCAGCAGTGTCTGTCTGGCGCTGGCCTCCAAAAGTTTACAGCAAGACAGTGTAGAAGGAAATGGCCAGTTCGTTGATATTGCAAAGAAGCTGGCTGCCAAATCAAATTGCAGTCATATTCATTTTCATCATCAGGATTTTAGAAAATTTTTATCAGAAAATCGGGAGACGAAATATGATTTCATCATGCTGGATGGAGATCATTCAAAGGCCGCTACGTTGGAATACGTACAGATATTGCTCCAAATGCTGAATGACAAAGGGGTGTTGCTTTTGGACGACATTCATTGGTCTAAAGGGATGCATGAGGCCTGGCTTGAACTTACGCTGCTTGATTCCGTGCCTTGCAGTCTGGAAACCTCACGATGGGGACTGCTCTTTAAAGACAAAACACTGAGCCAGGGTCGATATAGCTATATTCAGGCAGGTTTTAAACCTTGGCAGCGCTACGTTTAA
- a CDS encoding YeeE/YedE family protein, which yields MKLLKFLLVGMIFGIVMAKSEAMSWYRIQEMFRFQAFHMYGIIGTAVTLGVLGVLLIKKYSIRDFDGNPILFPPKEKSVWRYLLGGIIFGLGWALSGSCPGPMVVNIGYGFYTLTIVFFFAIVGTYLYGIVKNKLPH from the coding sequence ATGAAGCTTTTAAAATTTTTATTGGTAGGAATGATCTTTGGCATTGTGATGGCTAAGTCTGAGGCCATGTCGTGGTATCGCATTCAGGAAATGTTTCGATTTCAGGCGTTCCATATGTACGGGATTATAGGAACCGCGGTTACCCTTGGTGTGTTGGGTGTTTTATTGATTAAAAAGTATTCCATACGTGACTTTGACGGAAACCCAATTCTATTTCCTCCTAAAGAAAAGTCTGTATGGCGTTATCTTTTAGGTGGAATCATATTTGGTTTGGGATGGGCACTAAGTGGTTCCTGCCCCGGGCCAATGGTTGTAAATATTGGTTACGGATTTTATACCCTCACCATAGTTTTCTTTTTTGCCATTGTTGGCACTTACCTATATGGTATAGTGAAAAATAAGCTTCCTCACTAG
- a CDS encoding outer membrane porin, OprD family, with product MNFVWFTLIVSLLVILCFSNIQAQHQDLQEKPGIWKSSELDSTDTNNLLSAFRRGKFNGHFRYFFMATDNESGLTDYFANAGGGGLRYETDKFKGFQFGVSGFYIFNLGSSDLTKKDSATNQLSRYELGLFDVENPENKNDINRLEEFYLKYHFRKSYLQFGKFLLNSPLINLQDGRMRPSVVEGIWMELFSGKLFKIEGGFLYNFSPRSTTKWYSGVKSIGLYPSGVQTGGMQSNYFNNLNSNGAGVLGISYNRNARFKISIWNYTIDNILNSALLQSDFTIFKEKKSTLSCGIQLIRQDAIQNGGNTDPLKTYIQKGSKSMVFSGRIVFKNSFLETSLNYTRITSHGRYLFPREWGRDPFYTFMPRERNEGYGDVHASVAKINYFSKSKRFTTGLAIGYFELPDVKDFKLNKYGMPSYFQLNAEVRYLFSGKLQGFELYALFVSKIKNDTTYDNPKYIINKVGMNLYNLVLNYRF from the coding sequence ATGAATTTCGTCTGGTTTACACTCATAGTGTCCCTATTGGTTATTTTATGTTTTTCAAATATTCAGGCACAGCATCAGGACTTACAGGAGAAACCAGGTATCTGGAAAAGTTCCGAATTGGATTCTACGGATACAAACAACTTGTTGAGCGCATTTCGACGTGGAAAATTCAACGGTCACTTTCGCTATTTTTTTATGGCGACAGATAATGAATCCGGATTGACAGACTATTTTGCGAATGCCGGTGGTGGAGGTTTGCGTTACGAAACAGACAAGTTTAAGGGATTTCAATTTGGTGTCAGCGGTTTCTATATTTTTAATCTTGGTTCAAGCGATCTAACAAAAAAAGACAGTGCAACCAACCAACTCAGTCGTTATGAATTGGGTTTATTTGATGTCGAGAATCCGGAAAATAAAAATGACATCAACCGGTTGGAGGAATTTTATTTGAAATATCATTTCAGAAAATCTTATTTGCAGTTTGGAAAATTTCTTTTAAATTCTCCATTGATCAACCTGCAGGATGGAAGAATGAGACCATCAGTTGTGGAGGGGATTTGGATGGAATTATTTTCCGGCAAATTATTTAAAATTGAAGGAGGGTTTCTCTATAATTTCTCTCCACGATCTACCACCAAATGGTATTCAGGGGTCAAATCAATAGGATTGTACCCATCCGGTGTGCAGACGGGTGGTATGCAGAGCAACTACTTTAATAATTTAAACAGTAATGGCGCAGGTGTTTTGGGGATAAGCTACAACAGAAATGCAAGGTTCAAAATTTCTATTTGGAATTACACAATAGATAACATTCTGAACTCGGCATTGCTGCAAAGCGATTTCACCATTTTTAAAGAAAAAAAATCAACCTTATCTTGCGGGATTCAGCTAATCAGGCAAGACGCCATTCAAAATGGAGGAAACACAGATCCATTAAAAACCTATATTCAGAAGGGCAGTAAATCGATGGTGTTCAGCGGAAGAATTGTATTTAAAAATTCCTTTCTGGAGACCTCCCTGAATTATACAAGAATCACCAGTCATGGCCGATATCTTTTCCCCAGAGAATGGGGTAGGGACCCATTTTATACATTCATGCCCAGAGAAAGAAATGAAGGCTATGGTGATGTGCATGCCTCGGTTGCTAAAATTAATTATTTTTCGAAATCAAAACGTTTTACTACTGGTTTAGCAATTGGTTATTTTGAATTGCCGGATGTAAAAGATTTTAAGCTTAATAAATACGGTATGCCTTCTTATTTTCAATTGAACGCAGAGGTTCGTTATCTGTTCAGTGGTAAGCTACAGGGCTTTGAATTGTACGCACTTTTTGTATCAAAAATTAAAAATGATACAACGTATGACAATCCAAAATACATCATTAATAAAGTAGGGATGAACCTTTATAATTTGGTACTGAATTATCGATTTTAA